The DNA window TGAGGTTTATTTAGGGGTTAAGGAAGATGTCCTAAAGTTAGATTATAGTGAtattgcacaactctgtaaataccAAAACCATTGCATTGTATGTTTTAAACAAGTTAACTTTATGGTATGTCAATtgtatctcagtaaagctgttagaaaaaaaaacaaaaacaaaaacaaaaaaccaggccgggtgcagtcactcaggcctgtaatcccagcactttgggagactgaggcaggcggatcatgaggtcaggagatcgagaacatcctggttaacatggtgaaaccccgtctctactaaaaatacaaacaaattagccaggcgtggtggcgggtgcctgtagtcccaaccactcgggaggctgaggcaggagaatggcatgaacccgggaggcagagcttgcagtgagccgagattgtgccactgcactccggccagagtgacagaggaagactccgtcaaaaaaaaaaaaaaaagaaaaaaacagattccAGAGCCCTACCCCTACCCCACTTACTGGGGGAAAAACTCTCCCAGAGTATGGCCTgggaatctgctttttaaaataagctttcctGTGATTCTCAAGCAGAGCTGGGTTGGAGAACCACTGGCCTGCTTTTCCCACCATGAAGAACACTGTCCTTAGCATCCCTGACAAACGATGGTGGAGCCCGTTCTGTGCCAGACTCTGAGCCATGACTGGTGTGTGCTGCTCCACAGGCCTCCCGGCGGAGCCTGTTCCATGCCAGACGCTGAGTGATGGCTAGTGTGTGCTGCTCCGCAGGCTCTGCAGGGAGCTGACCCCTGCTTGTCTGTGACTCCTGTCGATCAGTTCTGCCTTCAGGTAGCGAAACAGAACGGATCTTCCCTGCCTTCTGCTTGTCAGCCCTTCCGCTGCTGGAAACAGCTGCGTGCTCCTTGACCACGTGGTCCCAAGAGGCTGTGATGACGTCCACCTTCTTCACTGGCCAGTGGCCCTCTGGTCATGCTCTCCATTCACAGGGTCCTTCTTTCCGTCTGGCACTCAGAATCAAATGCAGGAACTCAGATATGGTCTACCCAAGTCCCTAGACCTTCCACTCACCCACGCCATTTGCGTTGGTGCGGCTGGAAACACTGGTGACTTTTGAGGGGCACCAGGTCACTGGCTTATGTTGAGATTGCTGGTCATCCAGACCTGCCCCCCACACTAATCATACAGTGATTTTTCTTTGCCCagatttttaacttgaaaatgtACATACATCCCCAAAAACTGAAAAAGGATGCATCGGACAGCTGTATTCCTTCTACTTACATGCAGCTGTTGCTGCTCTGGAATATTCTCTCTCACACGTGCGCatgctgtttgtgtgtgtgtaccacaCATCCCCGCGATTGTGACACTCAGCTCAGAAGACATCAGCAGGCCTGTCCTGAGAATGACATTCTCCTCCACAGCCACAGTGTCATTAGCGTACTGATTACAAATCATAGTCACCCCATAACGTCACCTGAATTACAGCAGTATGGGAGAGATTGAGACGTAAGCAGCCCCCGCCTGCTGTGGGAACTCAGGCCACACTTTAATTCCACGTGCCACTGTGCAAAGTGACTTTGCTCTGTGGGGATGTCAGTGATCCAGCCAAATTCTGTTATCAGAACAGACCCTCCCCACTTTGGGTCATGGGCAGATTTGATCAGTTTCCCCATTGAGTCGTTGATAAAGATGTCGAGAGAACGAGCCCCAGCCCTCGGTGCTAATACAGAGCACTCCGTTTTCTTTGATGTGTTTAATTATTGATCCAGCCACAAGTGAGGAGTGGAAGTTGTGATTTGAAAGCTGTCACCAAGAGATTTGGGGGATTCAGGAACAAAATTGCAGGAAGGTAGACAGGTCTGGAGAATGTGATATAGTGGGAAACGCGTCCCCACATTAAGGCTAGTGTGACTAAGGAAAACACAAGGTTAGGAGACAGGCCTGCCATGTTGTGCTCTaaactacagcctctgcctcctgggttccagcgattctcctgcctcagcctcccgagtagctgggattacaggcgtgcgccactgcacccgactaattctgtatttttagtagacatggggtttctccatgttggtcaggcaggtctcaaactcccaacctcagatgatccatctgcctcggcctcccaaagtgcagggattacaggggtgagccaccactcttggccaACGCTGTGTCTTCTTTAAACCCATGGAGGGGTGGGGCGGGGTGTCCGCTTCAATACACAAAGGAGGAGGCACCAGGAAAGCAAGGGGCAGGCAGAGGTGATGCAGCCAGCAACCTTAGCCTTGCTTCTGATGGAGACTAGGTCCCGGGGGGCTCCTAAGGACCAGATCCCAGGGAATCCTCCTGCAGACCAGGTCCCAGAGGCTCCTTGTATGGGCGAGATCCTGGGGAATCCTCCTACAGACCAGGTCCGGGGGTGGAGAGGCTCCTCCTATGGACCAGGTCTCGGGAAGGGATTTCTCATATGGACCAGGTTCCAGGGGGCTCCTCCTATGTACCAGGTCCCAGGGGGCTGCTCATATGGACCAGGGAATCTTCCTACAGACCACGTCCCAGGGCTTCTACTGTAACACACCAGGTCTGGGAGTTGGGGCTCCTCATACGGACAAGgtcctgggggtgggaggggctcCTCCAGTTGACCGGGTCCGGGATGGCGGGTTCTCATATGGACCAGGTCCCAGGAGGCTGCTGCTACGGACCAGGTCACAGGGGGTACTGCCCACCACCAATTTGCAGGGTACATCGTCTAGTTCCTTATTCCAAACCCATCATCTCGTAGgtgaggcagggaaggggagccATGAGGGTGAGGtaagggagagggaaggatgaAGAGCGGGGTGGCGGGGGTGCAGGTGGCCAAGGGCTGTGCTGCCCACTGAGCTGCGTGCCTGGTGGCAGGTGGTGTACGAGGAGAGCCGCATGGTGAGCCTCACAGCCCCCTACGTGTCGGGCTTCCTGGCCTTCCGAGAGGTGCCCTTCTTGCTGGAGCTGGTGCAGCAGCTGCGGGAGAAGGAGCCGGGCCTCATGCCCCAGGCAGGTGTCTCATCCCTAGGACAAGAGAAAGATCCCTCCTTCCCCCTGGGGGAGGGAAGGCGGTTGCAGGTCGCCACCACTGCAGTGGCGGGGAGAGACTCGTGAGCTTCCTGGAAGAGAGGAATGAGGGTTTCTAAAAAGCTGGACCCCAGAGACAGTGCCCCTTTCTTGCCTCGGGGATGGCCCTGTCCTGAGGGCCGAGGGCCAGCTCAGCTGACTGTGACTCTCCCCATGGCTCCATAGGTCCTTCTTGTGGATGGAAACGGGGTGCTGCACCACCGAGGTAATCCTGCTCTCAGAGGTTCCGGGAGGGCACTGTGGGGAAGAGATGGGGGAGAGGGCGCCTCTGTCACCCCCCACACAAAACGCCGGCCCCTCGGCCTCTGCCGCCAGCCCCTCCAGCGGCTCCCTTCTGGGCGCAACAGGGACTCACAGTGTGCTCTGCCCCCCTCCTCCAACCCTGCCAGAAAAGCACTGTCTTTGCTTCACCCCTCCCCTCTTTCCTGCGCGCCCCTGCCTTCCCTACAGCGCCCCTGCCTTCCCTACAGCGCCCCCGCCTTCCCTACAGCGCCCCCTGCCTTCCCTACAGCGCCCCTGCCTTCCCTACAGCGCCCCTGCCTTCCCTACAGTGCCCTGCGCTGGCTCATCTCCAGGTGCCACTATCCAGTTCTGATCTGATCACCAAAAGATGTCCCAGGGCCCGGGCTCGGAGTGGCCTTCCTTGCCAGTCACCCTCCCTGCCAGCCACCCACACTGCATGGCCCGTCAGGCCCTTATCCACAACTAGACAGGTGCACCCAGGCCCCCACTGATGCCGGAAACCTTGGCCTAGGGAGCACGACTGACGGAGATgggcccttttttttctttttgagacagagtctcgctctgttggccaggctggagcgtGGTGGCACTcgcagtgatctcggctcactgcaagctccgcctcccaggttcatgccattctcctgcctcagcctcccggtaactgggactacaggcgcccgccaccatgcccagctaattttttgtgtgtttttaggagagacggggtttcacgtgttagccaggatggtctcgatctcctgacctcgtgatccgcctgcctcagcctcccaaagtgctgggactacaggcgtgagtcaccgcgcccagccaagggaGATGGGCTCTTTTACCCCCACATACAGAGCTGAAGGTGGCACAGCAGCACCCAGAGAGGGCCCAGGAGGGGTGACGTTGGACCTTCCTGGCCAGCTAGTGTGATTGGGCCCGGGCTGCTGCCCTCACACATGGGTGCAGAGCCAAAGGGTGGTCATGTGCCGACCCACATGCTAGTGCCAGTGCTGGCAGGCCACCGTCGAGGGAAGAGGAGGCCGGGAGGTTCAGGAAATGACCGGAGAGCTCGTCCCAGCGCTGGCAGGCCACCGTCGAGGGAAGAGGAGGCTGGGAGGCACAGGAAATGACCAGAGAGCTTGTGCCAGCACTGGCAGGCCACTGTCGAGGGAAGAGGAGGCCAGGAGGTTCAGGAAATGACCGGAGAGCTGGGCTGCAGTATCCCAGCATGCCAGTGAGGTGCTGGCACTGGCACTGACCATGTCAGAGGGAAGGAGGCTTCCTCCCTGGCCTCGCACCCAGGAAATCGGGCACAGGGGGCGTTGGCCCAGGTCAGCTTGGGACTTAGTTCTGGTTTCCCCAGCCCTCTGCCCGTCCACAGACCTCTGCTCACTTAGGGAAGCTTTTGGTGAGACTCTGGCTTGTCCTGAATCCCTGTgccaggccccagccccacctccccaaccccaccctcCTTTCTCCCTGGCAGGTTTTGGGGTGGCCTGCCACCTTGGCGTCCTTACAGACCTGCCTTGCGTTGGGGTGGCCAAGAAACTTCTGCAGGTGGATGGGCTGGAGAACAACGCCCTGCACAAGGAGAAGGTGAGGAGGGGCCTGCTGCAGGCCATGCCGGGCAGCTCAGTGGCAGGGCTGCAGTGGCCCTGGGCACGAGGATGCTTCTGGACCAGCCCTTGCCTGCGGACGCTGCCCTCCTCGTCCCTGGCTTGTGGCCTGGAATAAGGAAGACCTGCTTTCCTCCGGGCGGTGCCGTGCCTGTCTCAGCCGAGGGCACGCTCTGTCCTCCGGGTGCTGCCGTGCCTGTCTCAGCCGAGGGCGCTCTCTGTCCTCCAGGCGCTGCCGTGCCTGTCTCAGCTGAGGGCGCGCTCAGCTcctcttctgcctcttgggtGTGCCTGCCTCTCTGGTCCCCCTCGCCTCTGAGCCACCGTGGCACACCAAGTAGGGCTAAGTCCCCCAGTTACTGGGGACAGGATGGGCTTCCAGGCTGTCCCGGGCGCACTTGGGGCTTTTCCCACCCCACCTTGCCCCAGACCCCGTCTCCTCCCCTGCGTGCTCAGGTACGCCAGCCTCCAGGCCCCCCTCCCACCAAGGCCTGCCTGGCACTGCCACCCACACTCTTCCTACCCCACCTTCCCCTGCACCTTCCTCCTCTGGGACCCCATGTTGGCACCGGGAGTGAGACACTCTCCTCTGGGACCCCATGTTGGCACGGGGAGTGAGACACTCTCAGTGGAGGGAGCTGGTGACACCCCCAGCTGTTTGACTGGATGGCAGACTCTGAACAGAGACTGCATCTCTCATTCCTCCCAGCTCTCAGGTGCCTGCATGGAGCAGTTGCTTAATATAAATCTGTTGAGTTGATGGGGACTTTAGACCCACTCAATGAGCCAGTCCACTGCCTCCAGAAATACCAGCCTGTTGAGCTGAGTCAGATGTGCCCAAAGCAGGAGACAAGCCACAGGAAGGAAGCGGGCTCAGCACTGGTCACTGGGCAGCGGTGGCACCTGTGTGGCTGCCAGCCTGGCACAGCGGCCCTGGGCAGATTGCTGCCCTTATTCTAAGCCACGTCATCAGGTTTGGACAGGGTCTATTGGGCAACACTCTCAGCTCGGGCGAGACCACGTCACCGCCTGCACGCTCAGTGGCATCTCAGGTGGTGCAGCTTTGCCTGGGCCACAGTTCACCTCCAAAATCAGTCCCCTTCGCTGTCCTGGCCCAGTGActgtttgggtttttaaaataaagagacttGGGCctgtcacggtggctcacacctgtaatcccagcactttgggaggccgaggtgggtggatcacgagatcgggagatggagaccatcctggctaacacggtggaaccccgtctctactaaaaatacaaaaaattagccgggcgtggtgatgggcacctgtagtcccagctactcgggagtctgaggcaggagaatcgcttgaacccgggaggcagagcttgcagtgagtgaagatcgcgccactgtactccagcctgggcaacagtgcgagactccgtctcaaaaaataaaataaagagacttGCCTTCAGCCCTTCATCAAGAAAagaggatttttttccccattttttttttctcccattttccagATCCGACTCCTGCAGACTCGAGGAGACTCGTTCCCTCTGCTGGGAGACTCTGGGACTGTCCTGGGAATGGTGAGTGGCCAGGACCCTGAGCCCCTCCAAAGCCCCGGGGTAGGGGATCTTTTGCAGGCAGACACAGGGGCATGCAGACACGCGTGCCCTCACACTTACCCACATCAACCCCCTGCCTGCCTGTCcgtccatcctcctgcctctgactGAGCCCGGGGTGTGATATCTGTGTGTATTTCCTCCAGCTGTGCTGAGGGAGCCCACCCTGCCCCAGGGACAAGCAGTAGGAAGGTGCCCTGAGGATGGGCAGGCCCTGGCCCCTGAGAGCACTGCCCCCTTCAGCTTGCCTCCTGCCCCCAGGACATTTTGTCAGAGCTCCAGCCGCTGAGGCTGTCTTGACCCTGGTCCCAGTGGCCCAGCCCACAGGACAGCCCTCACCTTCCTTGTCACAGGCCCTGAGGAGCCACGACCGCAGCACCAGGCCCCTCTACGTCTCCGTGGGccacaagatgagcctggaggcAGCTGTGCGCCTGACTTGCTGCTGCTGCAGGTTCCGGATCCCAGAGCCCGTGCGCCAGGTGGGTGGGCCGGGGGTGCGGGGAGGCAGCACAGGCGCCTCTGCTTCCTACCACCTGCTGTTCAGGGCTCCCCAGCAGCTCAGCTGGGGtcagagtgcagtgacgtgaggACAGGGGTTCCTGGGCCAAGGAGAGGTCACAGACACCTTGCTGGAGAGCTTGGTTGGCCTGCGCTGGGCCCTGCAGTCAGAACAATAGACCGGAGGGTGCAGGGCTCCCAAGAGTTCATCCCCAGGCCCTGTGCCCCATGcactcagcctcccagcctctctgagcctcctgcACCCAGATACAGGCCAGCTTGGAGAGTCAGTGATGTTCGCTCCGGTGGTGAGGTGTCCTGCCAATTTCCAGCCAGCCCCTCGGGTCCCAGAGGGAGCAGCTGAACTTGAGCCAGGAGGCTTCTGCAGGAAAGCTGTGCAGGCCCCAGAGCTGCTGGTCTGGGGCCTTGGGTAAGCCCACACCAGAACCCAGCACCAGAACTGCAGTTCGGTCCCCCAGGAAGGGTGAGAACTCTGCTGAAACGGTCAGCTCAGCTGAGAAAGGACTTAGCCTGCGGGCCAGGGCAGAGACAGCTGGCACGAGATGCCCACAGCCAGCCTCGATAGGACCAGGGGACCACAAGACATGGGTGGATCCTGTCCCAGAGAAGCCCACAGAGTGAGAGTTCAAGAAAAGTCAGTCTTAGAAGAGACCCGCTAGGGGAAGGGCCGCCCTGGGCAGGAAGGAGTTTGATGTGCTCAAGAAACGGGGGGCCCggagggtggctcacacctgtaaccccaacactttgggagacagaggtgggaggatcacctgagcccaggagtttgagggcaccctaggccacatagtgagaccccgtctctacaaaaaaaatgtaaaaacaaattaaccaagtgtggtggtacacgcctgtggtctctgctactcaggaggctgaggcgggaggatcacctgagcccaggaggtcgaagctgcagtgtgccctgattgggccactgcactccagcctgggtgacagagcaagaccttatctcaaaaaaacttttttaaaaaagcaaaaagaaacagcaGGAAGGTGTGGCTGGAGCCAGGGCAGTGAAGTACAGAGTGGGTGGGAGCCGGTGAGCATCTTGGGGTGCTCCAGGGTCTCAGACGTCACCCACAGGGACTTGGATGGCTGAGTTGGCAGCGGGATGCCCGCAGGTTGGCCTTTTTAGGTGGCCGCTGTGCGTGCTGTGGAGGCTGTGGGGTGGAGGTAGGGACGCGGGTCTGCACAAGCCACGCCGCTTCCAGCAGCCCAGCTCCGGAGCCTCCGTGGTGTCTGCCGCTTCCCCGTCTTACCTCCACTGCTTGCACCGCAGCCTGTGCTGGGGCAGCGGCAGCACCAGTGGAAAACCCCCAGGCCACCACCATGGGGCCGGTGCCTTCCGGCTGCTGGCGTGCAGTGTGGCCTCCAGGGGGCAGCAGCAGCCCGCATACCACAATGGCCCTCGCCCTGGGGAGCTGTGCCTAGTGGTGGCATCTGAGAGCGGGCTCCGCAGCCTTGCAGGGCTTTGCTCAGGGCACAGGTGTGTGGGCTCTCAAGCCCGTGAGCTGtgtccccagcccccaggaaAGAGGCCTTTCTTCCTCCATTCCAGCTCAGCCGTGTGGTCTTCCGAGAGAGAACCCAAGAAACTGTCTCCCAGGCCTTCAGCCCCAGGAACTTTAGGTCGTGCTGCTGCAGACAACACAGTTCCTGGAGCTCCTAGACCTTTTTCCACCTCAGCACGCCCCAGAGTAGGACAGTGGCCCGTCCTTGCAAGGGAGGGGACACCTGGCCTGTGAGTACCTTGAGCATCTAGAAACAGAACAAGGATCTGTGTCTAGCACTGGCGAAGAGCCTGCCAAATCCTGGGCCCACCCTCCAGAGGAAGGAAAGCTGCAGCCAGATGGGATATGCAGCTGTTCCGCACCAGGAGCCCGCAGCTTCTCACTGCTGGTTGTGAGCCGACGGTCGAGTCCCGCAGGGCTGGCTCTGTCTCTGGGTCCGTTTTCTTCCTGAGGTCACTCACCTCTCAACTGTTCCAGAAGGTTCTGGGAGGGCACAGACAGGGTGAGTGTTGGTCTGCTCTCTCCCTGGCTCCTCCCCGAGCCGTCTTGGTGGCCCCGTGGTCACAGGCGCTGCTGTGCTCCTGGTTGCCAGGTCCAGGCTCTCCTGCCAGGCCAGGCTGGGCCGCTCCAGGGGAAGGTGAGAGGTGCTGGCCCCGCCTACCGCTGCCCCTCTTCCCTCATGAGTAGAAGCAGGAGCAGGCTGGGGGATTAGCCCTTGCTTTCCATGAGTCGCGCAGCCCTGAAGCTAATCTAAGCCCATCTGAGCTGGGATGAGGGGGACTTCCCAGGGCCAGACCCCCCATGCCCCCAGGGTTCCCACTCAGACCTGAACCCTGTTCAGGTTGCTAGATCCTGCTAGCAACCTTGCTGTGAGACCCTGCTGGGGTCTGCCGTCATCCCAGCCTGTGGCCCACCGCCCTCTTTTATCCTGGTGATTCCGGAGGCGGGACAGAGGTTACTGCTGATCTCTTCAGGCAGGGGACAGACCAGCTGGGCTCGGAGTCCCCAGAGAAGCAAGTGTTAGCAGGGAAGCCTCGGCTTGCACACAGCCTACAGGGAAGCACAGGCTGGAAACCAGTGAAGGCTGAGCAGCTCCAACTGCCACGGGTGGGGAGGAGACCCAGGACCCGCTCGCTCAGCCTGTCCGCTCACCAGCTACTCAGGCCCATCAGGGACTGCCCAGCTTGGTGTGAGAGCTGCCGTCGTTGCAGGGCTTTGACCCCAAAGTTCCAGGCATGCCTGTCACACACTCGCCAACAGGGCCGCTGCTCCTGAGCCTGAAAAGCTGGCTGTGATCTGTGTATCCTGAATGGGCTTCTGTGGGGGATGGAGGCATTGCCACCAGCAGCTCCTGGTGGGAAACTGGTCCACAGGCCAGCTCAGCACCCAGCAGCACGTCTGTCTCCTCCAGGCTGACATCTGCTCCCGAGAGCACATCCGCAAGTCGCTGGGACTCCCCAGGCCACCCACACCGAGGTGAGCACCAGAGGAGGCTGGGGCACTAAAGGGGCATTTCAGACACCCGCATAGGCTGTTTCTGGTGGCTCAGCCTCTGTCTGTTGCAACACTGTGGCTCAGGACAGACAGCGCAGGGCCAGGGCATGCAGGGGCCACAGGAGAGGTCTTCAAAGAGGGAGGAGAGTGGAGTGGGGTGGACTCCTATTCTCGTGGGAACTCTCCAGAAACACTACTGCTTCcacccaaagtcctgggactatCCTCAGCCTTCCTCAGTCCACTTAGCCTGTGAGGTACCCGGATGTGGGTGCTGCAGAAAAGGTGTGGCCTCGGAGTCAGACATGCCCCAGCCCTGCATAGCCAGCTGTGGTACTTGCACTCctcaagcctcagcttcctcatcatcGAGATAAGCTCTGTAATTCTTGTCCCGCTGGTTCTTGTTAGAGTGACAGTGTGCCTGGCACAGTCACAGCTAACAGTGCAAGGCTTTGTCTTAAAACTATTGCAGATGATTTGATCCCGCTAGCAACCTTGCTGTGAGACAGGTACTGTGACCCtaccttacagatgaggaagctgggaC is part of the Chlorocebus sabaeus isolate Y175 chromosome 16, mChlSab1.0.hap1, whole genome shotgun sequence genome and encodes:
- the ENDOV gene encoding endonuclease V isoform X2, with the protein product MRPGKARASPWQRGRMALALLASGSDVQKGARGETMAQEAAGWPPEETLSLWKREQARLKARVVDRDTEAWQRDPAFSGLQRVGGVDVSFVKGDSVRACASLVVLSYPELEVVYEESRMVSLTAPYVSGFLAFREVPFLLELVQQLREKEPGLMPQVLLVDGNGVLHHRGFGVACHLGVLTDLPCVGVAKKLLQVDGLENNALHKEKIRLLQTRGDSFPLLGDSGTVLGMALRSHDRSTRPLYVSVGHKMSLEAAVRLTCCCCRFRIPEPVRQADICSREHIRKSLGLPRPPTPRSPTQRPVACSRGDSGESSDPRLPEDAGICHRA
- the ENDOV gene encoding endonuclease V isoform X1 yields the protein MRPGKARASPWQRGRMALALLASGSDVQKGARGETMAQEAAGWPPEETLSLWKREQARLKARVVDRDTEAWQRDPAFSGLQRVGGVDVSFVKGDSVRACASLVVLSYPELEVVYEESRMVSLTAPYVSGFLAFREVPFLLELVQQLREKEPGLMPQVLLVDGNGVLHHRGFGVACHLGVLTDLPCVGVAKKLLQVDGLENNALHKEKIRLLQTRGDSFPLLGDSGTVLGMALRSHDRSTRPLYVSVGHKMSLEAAVRLTCCCCRFRIPEPVRQADICSREHIRKSLGLPRPPTPRSPTQRPVACSRGDSGESSGEGRPPQDHSPGPRTAPKPGSQEQEGKDWQ